The genomic interval CGCAGCAATCCGATGATGTATATTCAGCGCAAGATCGATCTGCCGGGCCGGGATCTGGGTATGGTATTTCTGGGGGGAAAGTACCTCGGCACCTATGCCCGTGTCTCCCAAAGCGATGCATGGAATACCACCATTCACAGCGGCGGCCGTTACGAGGCCTACTCACCACCGGATGAGATCATCGATCTTGCCTATCGAGCACAGGCCCCATTCGGCATGGACTTCACCACCGTTGATGTGGCAGAGACAGCAGGTGAGCCGATCGTTTTCGAGGTGTCCGCCTTTGGTGGCTTTCGCGGCGCCCTGGAAGGGGCCGGTATTGACGCCGCCGCCGCTTACACAGAATATGTACTGGAAAAACTGAGCCAATGATAAACCTTACTACTGTTACAGACAGCTTATATAACGGTGCACAGCTGTGTGACCAGATGCTCCATCTTGCGCTTGGTGAATGTACATTGCGCGTGCGTTCCAACTCCAGTGAACATATTAGCCAGCTGGAAAGCTATTTCTCCCATGTTTCTGCCCCTGCGGCAGAGCCGGATATGGAGATTATCGCCATAGAACGCGAAGCACCGGAGCTCGGTATCGAGTTCGTCGATTGGAAGCGGGAGCCGGGAAAGAGCGGTCGCAAGGACAGCTACTTCGACTTTTCCGACGGACGACTGGTACGCAAGGTTCGTACCGGCATGGTCTTTCTGCAGAGTGAGACTCAACGTATTGCGGCCGGACCCTGCGTGGCCAACGATAACCAGGTGATCAATTTCATCAACGCCCAGTACATGAACTGGTTACAAAATCGGGAGTGGCTGATCTGCCACGCTGCCGGTCTGGTTCACAATGGAAAAACGCTGGGTATTGCGGGCTTTTCCGGTGGCGGCAAGTCGACCCTTATGCTCCACATGCTTGAGAATCCGGGAATCGACTATCTCACCAATGACCGGTTATTTATCAAAACGGATAGCACAACGACCCATGGTGCAGGTATTCCCAAACTACCCAGGGTCAACCCCGGTACCATCGTACACAATCCTCGGCTTCATCAGCTGATCCCTGCAGAGCAACGCGAATCACTACTCGATCTGCCGAAAGATGAGCTGTGGGAGCTGGAAGATAAGTACGACGTATTGATTGATCAGGTTTACGGTAGTGGACGAATCACTACAGAGGCGCCATTGGCCGCCTTCCTGATACTCAACTGGCAACGGGAGAGTACCCAACCCCTGACACTGCAACAGGTGGATCTTTCAGAGCGCCGTGACCTGCTGGGTGCACTTATGAAGTCCCCTGGTCCCTTCTATCAGTACGCCGACGGTAGTTTTTTCCGGGATGATACAGTTCTTGAAGAGGAGGCCTATCTGAAAACCCTGAAGGGGATAACTATCTACGAGGCGAGTGGTGCAATCGATTTCGACGCCATGACCAAGCACCTTGATATGTTAATGGAGTAGTATGAGATGACACGTGAACTGCTGCTGCTTCGCCATGGAAAATCGGACTGGATGACCGGTGATGATGATTACCATCGTCCTCTGAAGGACCGGGGTAAGCGTGGTGCACAGCGCATCGGTGTGTGGCTGCAGCAACAGAATCTTATACCTGATTTTGTCATCACCTCTCCGGCAGAGCGTGCCTTGATCACGGCCCAGAAGTGCAGCAAGGTCATGGGTATAGGCGCCAAGCATATCCATAACGA from Candidatus Sedimenticola sp. (ex Thyasira tokunagai) carries:
- a CDS encoding HprK-related kinase B → MINLTTVTDSLYNGAQLCDQMLHLALGECTLRVRSNSSEHISQLESYFSHVSAPAAEPDMEIIAIEREAPELGIEFVDWKREPGKSGRKDSYFDFSDGRLVRKVRTGMVFLQSETQRIAAGPCVANDNQVINFINAQYMNWLQNREWLICHAAGLVHNGKTLGIAGFSGGGKSTLMLHMLENPGIDYLTNDRLFIKTDSTTTHGAGIPKLPRVNPGTIVHNPRLHQLIPAEQRESLLDLPKDELWELEDKYDVLIDQVYGSGRITTEAPLAAFLILNWQRESTQPLTLQQVDLSERRDLLGALMKSPGPFYQYADGSFFRDDTVLEEEAYLKTLKGITIYEASGAIDFDAMTKHLDMLME